A genomic window from Triticum urartu cultivar G1812 chromosome 7, Tu2.1, whole genome shotgun sequence includes:
- the LOC125522002 gene encoding hydrophobic protein RCI2A-like: MSSGGCSTCLEIIFAAVLPPLGVFFRYGWCSSEFFISLPLTILGYVPGIIYSVYVILKTPPELPSIDGERPYYILA, from the exons ATGAGCTCCGGCGGCTGCTCGACGTGCCTGGAGATCATCTTCGCCGCCGTGCTCCCGCCGCTCGGCGTCTTCTTCCGGTACGGCTGGTGCAGC TCGGAGTTCTTCATCTCGCTGCCGCTGACGATACTCGGCTACGTCCCCGGCATCATCTACTCCGTCTACGTCATCCTGAAGACGCCGCCGGAGCTGCCGAGCATCGACGGCGAGCGGCCCTACTACATCCTCGCCTGA